The following are encoded together in the Streptomyces tsukubensis genome:
- a CDS encoding ABC-F family ATP-binding cassette domain-containing protein gives MSRLVLRDVSFGHPLRPVLDQVSLTVRPGEKTGVIGENGAGKTTLLRLIAGLETPARGEVSVAADGGTGLLHQTPRLPPRATVTDAMEDALGEIRELEGRIHAAEETLGSATPAELSAYGDLLADYEARDGYRARARLEAALHGLSVPYLEGGRPLGSLSGGEAARLALACVLAPSPELLLLDEPTNHLDDEALGWLEERLRGHRGTVVAVTHDRAFLDRVAGAIIEVDGDRRKVARYGGGWPGYLQQRTTARHRWERQYREWSAEAERQERIAESASARLASGWRLSDSPAFAGHQRSVQGQLSGTVRQAREKLRGLRAEPVARPPEPLRFTASVEGGGHPFFGPVELTGVRVGDRLSVERLSLPPGSRTLVMGGNGAGKSTLLNVLAGLLTPDSGETVLPPRVGHLPQESEAVLPPHVGQPGRESEAVLPPHAGQLPQEGARSPRGGPSLLAAFAAGLGGTPEEHREELLSLGLFRAEDLELPVGALSAGQRRRLTLASLVSHPADLLLLDEPANHLSPALVEELDEALSGYAGTLVVVSHDRRTRERFEGGRLLMAGGRIAGKREPG, from the coding sequence ATGAGCCGGCTCGTGCTGCGGGACGTCTCGTTCGGCCATCCGCTGCGGCCGGTGCTCGACCAGGTGTCGCTGACCGTGCGACCGGGCGAGAAGACCGGGGTCATCGGCGAGAACGGGGCCGGCAAGACCACCCTGCTGCGACTGATCGCCGGCCTGGAGACGCCCGCGCGGGGCGAGGTCTCCGTGGCCGCGGACGGCGGCACGGGCCTCCTGCACCAGACACCGCGGCTGCCACCGCGGGCCACCGTCACGGACGCCATGGAAGACGCCCTGGGCGAGATCAGGGAGCTGGAGGGCAGGATCCACGCGGCGGAGGAGACGCTGGGCTCGGCCACACCGGCGGAGCTCTCCGCCTACGGGGACCTGCTGGCCGACTACGAGGCCAGGGACGGCTACCGGGCGCGCGCACGCCTGGAGGCCGCGCTGCACGGTCTCAGTGTGCCGTATCTGGAAGGTGGACGTCCGCTCGGCTCGCTCTCCGGCGGTGAGGCCGCGCGCCTCGCGCTCGCCTGCGTGCTGGCCCCCTCGCCCGAACTGCTGCTGCTCGACGAGCCCACCAACCACCTCGACGACGAGGCGCTCGGCTGGCTGGAGGAGCGGCTGCGCGGCCACCGCGGCACGGTCGTCGCCGTCACCCACGACCGGGCCTTCCTCGACCGGGTGGCGGGCGCCATCATCGAGGTCGACGGGGACCGCAGGAAGGTGGCCAGGTACGGGGGCGGCTGGCCGGGCTATCTCCAGCAGCGTACGACGGCCAGGCACCGGTGGGAGCGGCAGTACCGGGAGTGGAGCGCGGAGGCCGAACGGCAGGAGCGGATCGCCGAGAGCGCCTCGGCGCGGCTCGCCTCGGGGTGGCGGCTGAGTGACAGTCCCGCCTTCGCGGGGCACCAGCGGTCCGTCCAGGGACAGCTCTCGGGGACCGTGAGGCAGGCGCGCGAAAAGCTCCGCGGGCTGCGGGCCGAGCCGGTGGCGAGGCCGCCTGAGCCGCTGCGGTTCACGGCCTCGGTCGAAGGCGGCGGCCACCCTTTCTTCGGGCCGGTCGAGCTGACGGGCGTGCGGGTCGGGGACCGGCTCTCCGTCGAACGGCTCTCGCTGCCGCCCGGGTCGCGGACCTTGGTCATGGGCGGGAACGGGGCCGGTAAGTCGACACTGCTGAACGTCCTCGCGGGTCTCCTCACCCCGGACAGCGGCGAGACGGTACTGCCGCCACGCGTCGGCCATCTGCCCCAGGAGAGCGAGGCGGTACTGCCTCCGCACGTCGGTCAGCCGGGGCGGGAGAGCGAAGCGGTTCTGCCGCCGCACGCCGGTCAGCTGCCTCAGGAGGGCGCCCGGAGTCCGCGCGGTGGCCCCTCGCTGCTCGCCGCCTTCGCCGCTGGGCTCGGGGGAACGCCGGAGGAGCACAGGGAGGAGCTGCTGTCGCTCGGGCTCTTCCGCGCGGAGGATCTGGAGCTGCCGGTCGGTGCGCTCTCCGCGGGGCAGCGCAGGCGGCTGACCCTGGCCTCCCTGGTGTCGCACCCCGCCGACCTGCTGCTGCTCGACGAGCCGGCCAACCACCTCTCCCCGGCGCTGGTGGAGGAGTTGGACGAGGCGCTGTCCGGTTACGCGGGCACGCTCGTCGTGGTCTCCCACGACCGCAGGACAAGGGAGAGGTTCGAGGGTGGGCGGCTGCTGATGGCCGGAGGCAGGATCGCGGGGAAGCGGGAGCCAGGCTGA
- a CDS encoding SGNH/GDSL hydrolase family protein, with protein MQTNTTYTSLVAVGDSFTEGMSDQLPDGSYRGWADLLATRMAATTPGFRYANLAVRGKLIGQIVEEQVGPAAAMGADVVTLVGGLNDTLRPKCDMGRVRGLLEEAVERLAPSCERLVLMRSPGRQGPVLERFKPRMEELFACVDELAARHDAVVVDLYGSAALADPRLWGVDRLHLTAEGHRRVAEAVWQALGLDAENDWRAPLPAAVAPGWLARRSADASFTRQHLLPWVGRRLTGRSSGDGRSAKRPDLLPYVRERAADEAPPS; from the coding sequence ATGCAGACCAACACCACCTACACCAGCCTCGTCGCGGTAGGCGACAGCTTCACCGAGGGCATGTCGGACCAGCTTCCCGACGGCTCCTACCGAGGGTGGGCCGATCTGCTCGCCACGCGGATGGCGGCCACCACCCCCGGATTCCGCTACGCCAACCTCGCCGTACGGGGCAAGCTCATCGGGCAGATCGTCGAGGAGCAGGTGGGCCCCGCCGCCGCGATGGGCGCCGATGTCGTGACCCTCGTGGGCGGCCTCAACGACACTCTGCGGCCCAAGTGCGACATGGGACGGGTGCGGGGGCTCCTTGAGGAGGCCGTGGAACGGCTGGCCCCCTCGTGCGAGCGGCTCGTGCTGATGCGCAGCCCCGGACGTCAGGGCCCGGTCCTCGAACGGTTCAAGCCGCGCATGGAGGAACTGTTCGCCTGCGTCGACGAGCTGGCCGCGCGGCACGACGCCGTCGTGGTCGACCTGTACGGCTCGGCCGCGCTCGCCGATCCGAGGCTGTGGGGTGTGGACCGGCTGCATCTGACGGCCGAGGGCCACCGCAGGGTCGCGGAGGCCGTCTGGCAGGCGCTCGGGCTCGACGCGGAGAACGACTGGCGGGCTCCGCTGCCAGCCGCCGTGGCTCCCGGATGGCTGGCGAGGCGTTCCGCCGACGCGAGCTTCACCCGCCAGCACCTCCTGCCGTGGGTCGGCCGCAGGCTGACAGGCCGTTCCTCGGGCGACGGCAGGAGCGCGAAACGTCCCGACCTGCTGCCGTACGTGCGGGAGCGCGCGGCCGACGAAGCTCCGCCCTCGTAG
- the purB gene encoding adenylosuccinate lyase, whose translation MTAKPRIPNVLAGRYASTELATVWSPEQKVKLERQLWLAVLRAQKDLGIEVPDAAITDYERVIDQVDLASIAEREKVTRHDVKARIEEFNALAGHEHVHKGMTSRDLTENVEQLQIRLSLELVRDRTVAVLARLGKLAGEYGELVMAGRSHNVAAQATTLGKRFATGADELFVAYARVEELLGRYPLRGIKGPVGTAQDMLDLLGGDAGRLADLEQRIAGHLGFGQAFTSVGQVYPRSLDYEVVTSLVQLAAAPSSLAKTIRLMAGHELVTEGFKPGQVGSSAMPHKMNTRSCERVNGLMVILRGYASMTGELAGDQWNEGDVSCSVVRRVALPDAFFALDGLLETFLTVLDEFGAFPAVVARELDRYLPFLATTKVLMGAVRAGVGRELAHEAIKENAVATALAMRERGADRNDLLDKFAADERIPLDRAELDALMADKLSFTGAAADQVAAVVARIDELVKERPVAAGYTPGAIL comes from the coding sequence GTGACTGCGAAGCCCCGTATCCCGAACGTCCTGGCAGGCCGCTACGCCTCCACCGAGCTGGCGACCGTCTGGTCGCCCGAGCAGAAGGTGAAGCTGGAGCGACAGCTCTGGCTCGCCGTGCTCCGCGCGCAGAAGGACCTCGGCATCGAGGTGCCCGACGCGGCCATCACCGACTACGAGCGCGTCATCGACCAGGTCGACCTGGCCTCGATCGCCGAGCGCGAGAAGGTCACCCGGCACGACGTGAAGGCGCGGATCGAGGAGTTCAACGCCCTCGCCGGCCATGAGCACGTCCACAAGGGCATGACCTCGCGCGACCTCACCGAGAACGTGGAGCAGCTCCAGATCAGGCTCTCCCTCGAACTGGTCCGCGACAGGACCGTGGCGGTCCTCGCCAGGCTCGGCAAGCTGGCCGGTGAGTACGGCGAGCTGGTGATGGCGGGACGCTCGCACAACGTCGCCGCGCAGGCCACGACGCTCGGCAAGCGGTTCGCCACGGGCGCCGACGAGCTGTTCGTGGCGTACGCGAGGGTCGAGGAGCTGCTCGGCCGCTACCCGCTGCGCGGTATCAAGGGCCCCGTCGGGACCGCCCAGGACATGCTTGACCTCCTCGGCGGCGACGCGGGCAGGCTCGCCGACCTGGAGCAGCGCATCGCCGGGCACCTGGGCTTCGGGCAGGCGTTCACCTCGGTCGGGCAGGTCTACCCCCGCTCGCTCGACTACGAGGTGGTGACCTCGCTGGTGCAGCTCGCCGCGGCCCCTTCGTCGCTGGCGAAGACCATCCGGCTGATGGCGGGCCACGAGCTGGTCACCGAGGGTTTCAAGCCGGGGCAGGTCGGCTCCTCCGCGATGCCGCACAAGATGAACACGCGCTCCTGCGAGCGGGTCAACGGCCTCATGGTCATCCTGCGCGGGTACGCCTCGATGACGGGCGAGCTGGCCGGCGACCAGTGGAACGAGGGCGATGTCTCCTGCTCCGTGGTACGGCGCGTGGCGCTCCCCGACGCGTTCTTCGCTCTCGACGGACTGCTGGAGACCTTCCTGACCGTGCTTGACGAGTTCGGGGCGTTCCCGGCCGTCGTCGCGCGGGAACTCGACCGGTATCTTCCGTTCCTCGCCACGACGAAGGTCCTGATGGGCGCGGTGCGGGCCGGTGTGGGCCGCGAGCTGGCCCACGAGGCCATCAAGGAGAACGCCGTCGCGACGGCGCTGGCCATGCGTGAGCGGGGCGCCGACCGCAACGACCTGCTGGACAAGTTCGCGGCGGACGAGCGGATTCCGCTGGACCGGGCGGAGCTGGACGCGCTGATGGCCGACAAGCTCTCCTTCACGGGCGCCGCCGCCGACCAGGTGGCCGCCGTGGTCGCCAGGATCGACGAGCTGGTCAAGGAGCGTCCGGTCGCCGCCGGTTACACGCCGGGAGCGATCCTCTGA
- the mug gene encoding G/U mismatch-specific DNA glycosylase, with the protein MTPEELDAARGRLVPDVVADGLRVLFCGINPGLMTAVTGHHFARPGNRFWPVLHRSGFTPGQLKPAEQEELLTYGLGITNVVSRASARADELTAAEYREGGRLLAAKVERLAPEWLAVVGVTAYRAAFGDRAAVIGRQERTIGGSKVWVLPNPSGLNAHWSPAAMAEEYGRLRKAAEGDGPER; encoded by the coding sequence CTGACCCCCGAGGAACTGGACGCCGCCCGCGGCCGTCTCGTACCCGATGTGGTGGCGGACGGTCTGCGGGTGCTGTTCTGCGGTATCAACCCCGGGCTGATGACGGCCGTCACGGGCCACCACTTCGCACGGCCGGGCAATCGGTTCTGGCCGGTGCTGCACCGCTCGGGTTTCACACCCGGGCAGTTGAAGCCCGCGGAGCAGGAGGAACTGCTCACGTACGGTCTCGGCATCACCAATGTGGTGTCGCGCGCCAGTGCGCGGGCGGACGAACTCACCGCGGCGGAGTACCGCGAGGGTGGCAGGCTCCTCGCGGCGAAGGTGGAGCGGCTCGCCCCTGAGTGGCTGGCCGTCGTCGGCGTCACCGCCTACCGCGCCGCCTTCGGCGACCGGGCCGCGGTCATCGGGCGGCAGGAGCGGACCATCGGCGGCAGCAAGGTGTGGGTGCTGCCCAATCCGAGCGGGCTCAACGCCCATTGGAGCCCTGCGGCCATGGCCGAGGAGTACGGCAGGCTGCGGAAAGCCGCTGAGGGCGACGGGCCCGAGCGCTGA
- a CDS encoding SAM-dependent methyltransferase, translated as MSDNSGRTAHNARVWNYWLGGKDHYPIDEQVGNTVTSMYPSIGEVARADRDFLRRAVEYLAVEAGVRQFLDIGTGLPTADNTHQVAQRVADDARVVYVDNDPTVLTHARALLTSSPEGATSYLDADARDPEKILRAAADTLDLDRPVAVMMLGILNFVPDTATARSVVRTLLDALPSGSHLALTHPTLELGGEGNAEAMAFWNKNATPPITARSRDEIASFFAGWELVEPGLVSCARWRATTTTDGRLPQEVAQFGAVARKP; from the coding sequence GTGAGCGACAACAGCGGGCGCACCGCGCACAACGCCCGGGTGTGGAACTACTGGCTGGGCGGCAAGGACCACTACCCCATTGACGAGCAGGTCGGGAACACGGTCACCTCGATGTATCCGAGCATCGGTGAAGTGGCGCGCGCCGACCGTGACTTCCTGCGCAGAGCGGTGGAGTATCTGGCGGTCGAGGCGGGTGTGCGCCAGTTCCTCGACATAGGCACGGGGCTGCCCACCGCCGACAACACCCACCAGGTCGCCCAGCGCGTCGCCGATGACGCGCGCGTGGTCTACGTCGACAACGACCCGACCGTACTCACCCATGCCCGCGCCCTGCTGACCAGCTCACCCGAGGGCGCCACGAGCTACCTGGACGCGGACGCGCGGGACCCGGAGAAGATCCTCCGGGCGGCGGCCGACACCCTGGACCTCGACAGACCCGTGGCGGTCATGATGCTCGGCATCCTCAACTTCGTCCCGGACACGGCCACCGCACGCTCCGTGGTACGCACCCTCCTCGACGCCCTGCCGTCCGGCAGCCACCTCGCGCTGACCCACCCCACCCTGGAGCTGGGCGGCGAGGGCAACGCCGAGGCGATGGCCTTCTGGAACAAGAACGCGACACCGCCCATCACCGCCCGCAGCCGCGACGAGATCGCCTCGTTCTTCGCGGGATGGGAGCTGGTCGAACCGGGCCTGGTCTCCTGCGCCCGCTGGCGCGCCACCACCACGACGGACGGGCGACTCCCGCAGGAAGTAGCCCAGTTCGGCGCCGTGGCCCGCAAGCCGTGA
- a CDS encoding ABC transporter permease, producing the protein MTLTAVVASEWIKFRSLRSLVISLLAVLVATPLFGALSNLDAGDDGLDPLYSAFLGVNFGQVAVIVFGAMAVTSEYAGGGIRIALAAVPRRGLWFTAKTTVVGGCALAIGVVTGFATLALGSLVLDDPAVSPTSSAGARAALGCGIYLALMALLAAGLAAVVRSGVAVLAILVPLTLMLSFVLGDATSGVAGYLPDQAGRQVLHLDQGATIGPWTGLAVTAAWSAVALLAGWWSLRRRDA; encoded by the coding sequence ATGACGCTCACCGCGGTCGTCGCCTCGGAATGGATCAAGTTCCGCTCGCTGCGCTCACTCGTCATCAGCCTCCTCGCGGTCCTCGTGGCCACGCCCCTCTTCGGCGCGCTGTCGAACCTGGACGCGGGCGACGACGGTCTCGACCCGCTGTACTCGGCCTTTCTCGGCGTCAACTTCGGGCAGGTCGCCGTCATCGTCTTCGGCGCCATGGCCGTCACCAGCGAATACGCGGGCGGTGGCATCAGGATCGCGCTCGCCGCGGTGCCCCGCAGGGGGCTCTGGTTCACGGCGAAGACGACGGTGGTCGGCGGCTGCGCCCTGGCCATCGGCGTGGTCACGGGGTTCGCCACGCTCGCACTCGGCTCGCTCGTCCTCGACGACCCGGCGGTCTCCCCGACCTCCTCGGCAGGGGCGCGGGCCGCCCTGGGCTGTGGAATCTACCTGGCACTGATGGCGCTCCTCGCCGCCGGGCTGGCCGCCGTAGTGCGCAGCGGCGTCGCCGTGCTGGCCATCCTCGTACCCCTGACCCTCATGCTCTCCTTCGTCCTCGGCGACGCCACCTCCGGTGTGGCCGGCTACCTGCCGGACCAGGCGGGCCGTCAGGTACTCCACCTCGACCAGGGCGCGACCATCGGACCGTGGACCGGACTGGCGGTGACCGCGGCCTGGAGCGCGGTGGCGCTGCTCGCCGGCTGGTGGTCACTGCGCCGCAGGGACGCCTGA